A stretch of DNA from Tistrella bauzanensis:
TCCCGCGCTGCTTGCTTTGCCAAGATGCCGACCAGACGCAGAAGGCGTGGATCGGGACTGCCGCGCGGCGTAAACGTCAACTCCGGCTCGTCCAGCAGCAAAGACTCGAGCAGCGCTTCGCGCTGTGCTCCTGTCATCTTTGCTGTGTTTCCTGGGGCTCGCAAGGTCATAACTGACAGCATTCGTCTCATGCCCGGTATAAGCAATGGAATTTACGGGCGAACATTTGGCGGCGATCGGTGTGCCGATGCGCGTAATGGCGTGCGGCGGCGTAGTCTGGCGTGCCACGGCAGAGTAAAATGACCTGTCGGAATCGCTCGCTGTCGCCGTCATCATTCGCCTCGATGCTGGTCCTTTGGAAGCTGTTGCTTGCAGTTGAGACTTTGCCGTATTGTATTTAGAGATACAAGGCGCTATCTTCCGGCTAAGGAGAATCGCCATGGCCAACACTGCCGAACGCAAGGAATATCCGATCTCAATGCGTCTGCCCGAGGCCGATGTTGCCATGATCGATCGTGCCGCCAGCCTGCGCGGCCGTTCGCGCACCGATTTCGTGCGCGATGCCGCTGTGCGCGCGGCCGAGGAGGTCGTCATGGAGCAGGGCCTGATCCGGATGAGCCCGGAAGGCTTTGCGCAGTTCATGGATGTGCTGTCGCGCCCGGCCGCTCCTGTTCCGGAGATGGTCGAAGTGCTGAAACGGCCTGCGCCGTGGGAGCCGGGCTACGTGGCAAAGCGGTAGTCCCTTGCAGCTTTCGGGACCCGAACCGCTTTCCGCCGCCCATGATGTTTCTGAGTTCACCTGTGGCAAGCCGACGCTCGACCACTGGCTTAAAACCCGTGCGCTCTCCAATCAGCAGAAGGGTTTTACCGCCGTTCTCGTCGTGCATGAGGCAGGGCGTGTGGTGGGATATTACGGCCTTGCACCAACAGCCGTTGTGCCATCTGTGCTACCGCGCTCCATCCGGACGGGGCAGCCGCCTAATCCAATTCCCTGCATGCTGCTTGGCCAGCTCGCGACCGATATTTGCTCGGCCGAGTTGGGCATCGGGACTGGCCTTGTGAAGCACGCCCTTCAACGCTGCGTTCAAGCCGCGTCGCTGATCGGTGGGCGGGCATTGATGGTCAACGCCGTCGACGGGGAGGCTGCCGAATTCTGGCGGCGCCGAGGATTTGAGCCTGCCAGAGATGATGGACTGGTCCTGTTTCGCTCGATCAGCGATATTGCTGCGTCGCTCCGTGAGGCTGGAAGGTGAATAGCCCGATGTTTCGTGGACGTCTTCCTTGCTAAATTTGAGGCAAGGACCTGCGTCGGACATTCAAGACGGTGACCGGCAAGGCGAGGATCTCGAAGGAAATCCGCTTCCGCCTCCAGAACCACGCGTTGCAGGATGCCAGCTGCAAGAACCATGACC
This window harbors:
- a CDS encoding type II toxin-antitoxin system TacA family antitoxin, which encodes MANTAERKEYPISMRLPEADVAMIDRAASLRGRSRTDFVRDAAVRAAEEVVMEQGLIRMSPEGFAQFMDVLSRPAAPVPEMVEVLKRPAPWEPGYVAKR
- a CDS encoding GNAT family N-acetyltransferase: MQLSGPEPLSAAHDVSEFTCGKPTLDHWLKTRALSNQQKGFTAVLVVHEAGRVVGYYGLAPTAVVPSVLPRSIRTGQPPNPIPCMLLGQLATDICSAELGIGTGLVKHALQRCVQAASLIGGRALMVNAVDGEAAEFWRRRGFEPARDDGLVLFRSISDIAASLREAGR